The following proteins are encoded in a genomic region of Streptomyces sp. NBC_01723:
- the obgE gene encoding GTPase ObgE, protein MTTFVDRVELHVAAGNGGHGCASVHREKFKPLGGPDGGNGGRGGDVILTVDQSVTTLLDYHHSPHRKATNGKPGEGGNRSGKDGQDLVLPVPDGTVVLDKAGNVLADLVGHGTSYVAAQGGRGGLGNAALASARRKAPGFALLGEPGDLQDIHLELKTVADVALVGYPSAGKSSLISVLSAAKPKIADYPFTTLVPNLGVVTAGETVYTIADVPGLIPGASQGKGLGLEFLRHVERCSVLVHVLDTATLESERDPLSDLDVIEAELREYGGLDNRPRIVVLNKIDVPDGKDLAEMVRPDLEERGYRVFEASAVAHMGLKELSFALAELVAGARAARPKEEATRIVIRPKAVDDAGFTVTREEDGLFRVRGEKPERWVRQTDFNNDEAVGYLSDRLNRLGVEDRLMKAGARNGDGVAIGPEDNAVVFDWEPSVTAGAEMLGRRGEDHRFEAPRPAAQRRRDRDAERDDVEREFDGFEPF, encoded by the coding sequence ATGACCACCTTCGTGGACCGCGTCGAACTGCACGTCGCCGCGGGTAACGGAGGCCACGGCTGTGCCTCCGTCCACCGTGAGAAGTTCAAGCCGCTCGGCGGCCCGGACGGCGGCAACGGCGGCCGGGGCGGCGACGTCATCCTCACCGTGGACCAGTCCGTGACCACGCTCCTCGACTACCACCACTCGCCGCACCGCAAGGCCACCAACGGCAAGCCCGGCGAGGGCGGCAACCGCTCCGGCAAGGACGGCCAGGACCTGGTCCTGCCCGTGCCCGACGGCACCGTGGTCCTCGACAAGGCGGGCAACGTCCTCGCCGACCTGGTCGGCCACGGCACCTCGTACGTCGCCGCGCAGGGCGGCCGGGGCGGCCTCGGCAACGCGGCGCTGGCCTCGGCGCGGCGCAAGGCGCCCGGCTTCGCGCTGCTCGGCGAGCCCGGCGACCTCCAGGACATCCACCTGGAGCTGAAGACCGTCGCCGACGTGGCGCTGGTGGGCTACCCGAGCGCCGGCAAGTCCTCGCTGATCTCCGTACTGAGCGCGGCCAAGCCGAAGATCGCCGACTACCCCTTCACGACGCTCGTCCCGAACCTGGGCGTGGTGACGGCCGGCGAGACCGTCTACACCATCGCGGACGTCCCCGGCCTCATCCCCGGCGCCAGCCAGGGCAAGGGCCTCGGCCTGGAGTTCCTGCGGCACGTGGAGCGGTGCAGCGTGCTGGTGCACGTCCTGGACACGGCGACGCTGGAGTCCGAGCGCGACCCGCTCTCCGACCTGGACGTCATCGAGGCCGAGCTGCGCGAGTACGGCGGCCTGGACAACCGGCCCCGGATCGTCGTCCTCAACAAGATCGACGTACCCGACGGCAAGGACCTCGCCGAGATGGTCCGCCCGGACCTGGAGGAGCGCGGCTACCGCGTCTTCGAGGCGTCCGCGGTGGCCCACATGGGCCTCAAGGAGCTGTCCTTCGCGCTGGCCGAGCTGGTGGCCGGGGCGCGTGCCGCCCGGCCCAAGGAGGAGGCCACGCGGATCGTCATCCGGCCCAAGGCCGTGGACGACGCCGGCTTCACCGTCACCCGCGAGGAGGACGGCCTGTTCCGGGTGCGCGGCGAGAAGCCCGAACGCTGGGTGCGCCAGACCGACTTCAACAACGACGAGGCCGTCGGCTACCTCTCCGACCGGCTCAACCGTCTCGGTGTCGAGGACCGGCTGATGAAGGCCGGCGCCCGCAACGGCGACGGTGTGGCGATCGGCCCCGAGGACAACGCGGTCGTCTTCGACTGGGAGCCGTCGGTGACGGCCGGCGCCGAGATGCTCGGCCGCCGCGGCGAGGACCACCGCTTCGAGGCCCCCCGGCCGGCCGCCCAGCGCCGCCGCGACCGGGATGCCGAACGGGACGACGTGGAGCGGGAGTTCGACGGCTTCGAGCCGTTCTGA
- the rpmA gene encoding 50S ribosomal protein L27, which yields MAHKKGASSTRNGRDSNAQRLGVKRFGGQAVNAGEILVRQRGTHFHPGAGVGRGGDDTLFALQAGAVQFGTHRGRKVVNIVPVA from the coding sequence ATGGCACACAAGAAGGGCGCATCGTCCACCCGGAACGGTCGCGACTCGAATGCCCAGCGGCTCGGCGTGAAGCGCTTCGGCGGTCAGGCCGTCAACGCGGGTGAGATCCTGGTCCGTCAGCGCGGCACCCACTTCCACCCGGGCGCCGGCGTCGGCCGTGGCGGCGACGACACGCTGTTCGCCCTGCAGGCCGGTGCGGTGCAGTTCGGCACCCACCGTGGCCGCAAGGTCGTGAACATCGTCCCGGTCGCCTGA
- the rplU gene encoding 50S ribosomal protein L21, with protein sequence MYAIVRSGGRQHKVAVGDIVEVDKISTGKVGDTVELSTLLVVDGDAVTSDPWVLAGIKVQAEIVDHHKGQKIDILRYKNKTGYRRRQGHRQQYTAIKVTEIPAAAK encoded by the coding sequence GTGTACGCCATCGTGCGCAGCGGTGGTCGCCAGCACAAGGTTGCTGTCGGCGACATCGTTGAGGTTGACAAGATTTCCACCGGCAAGGTCGGCGACACGGTCGAGCTCTCGACCCTGCTCGTCGTCGACGGCGACGCTGTGACCAGCGACCCGTGGGTGCTGGCCGGCATCAAGGTCCAGGCCGAGATCGTGGACCACCACAAGGGCCAGAAGATCGACATTCTGCGCTACAAGAACAAGACCGGCTACCGCCGTCGTCAGGGCCACCGCCAGCAGTACACGGCGATCAAGGTCACTGAGATCCCCGCGGCTGCGAAGTAA